ATTTAGGGGTCCCtttatctggatttttctcaaattatACCACGAATGGCCATGTGACCCTTTGTCCTGGACGTGCATATAATTGTGAAAACCAACTGCAGCCCTTTGTTCTCATGTAAATTAGTAAACCGccacacttttattcatatgtaaattagtaaacCAACACTTTTCTGAATAGAAGTGTTGAgtttactaatttacatatgaataaaaagtGAGGTggtttactaatttgcatatattacatCCCTCACCCAAATAACTCTGACAATACACCAAAATATATTGTGCAAATTGCAATTTTATATAATGTAACATGCAATTATCACATAGTTATGGTCACTGTTTTTGAACCTTTCTGTATTGATAAACAAATATCATCGGATGCACATTTGTCACCGTCTCCCGATACTTGAGCTTCTACTGAGGCTGTGTCTTTAGGTTGGCGAGATATTACGGCCACATTTGTGGCGGAGGCGGCGGCGAAGGCGAAGGCGAAGGTAGCACCTTCGTCATCGGCGTTGGAGTCGGGGGGCTTTGGTGGTTGCTAATGCATCAGATACATTCTTCTGTAGGGAGCTGCAAGTGCGTTTGTAAGCGCGGAGACCGTCGTCTGATCTATGACCAGTTCTTTCTTTTATCAGCTGTTTATCAAACCCCTGCTTGTATAGAGAAGTTGCTGCTGTAAGAATATAATGAAAGGGATGTCTCAGTGTATAAGCATATAGGCAAACCTTAAATAGAGAAATCAATTTATGACTATCATATGTTAAGAATTGTtgaatgaaacatttaaaaatttgcAGAACACTTGCAATAAAATGCAGAAATTTACCTTGCCAGAATGCCCAGTGTGGTATCCATCTATGCCAGCAATCTCACACATTTTCTTTGTATACTGTCAGATTGTGTTAATCCCAATCTTCTGGGAAGAGAACTTTATGGCATTGGTAGTTGTCTTCTTTGGTAGTGGCCgacggtagaatgcacctttACTTGGAATTAATCCCAAGTAATTCTTTAGCAGCTTCACTACACAGCGTGGATTCGATGGATCACTATATTGGCGGATATTCTTGTATGGTACTTTGCGGGAATTGTAAAAACCACCTTGATTATTTTTGCATGGTCGTCCACGGAATTCGACAAATTCTCCTTCTTTATCCGTTCCAAACACAAACTGTTCTGCCTGTAAATTGTTGTGCTCGTCCGATGCTCTCAAAGCGAAAACCTTTGAGACGTAAAAATACACAGCATAACTCAAGTTCTGGGCGTTGTCGATGGAGAAAACCTTGTCCCATAATTGTCCTTCATCCTCCCTAGTAAACGGTTGGGCCTGCCTTTTTTCCGCACCTATGCCACTCCTGTCTGTCTTTTTCATGACGCCGTCTATTGTATGGTGGAAGTCTTGGAACTCTCCACGATTGGTATCCATGAAAGCCAGATCTGGACGGCGACATTCATCTCGCAAATACCGTTGTATACCACTGCACAACACTCTCAGGCTTTGGGAAGGATATTGTGAGCCGCATTGTTGGCGAACTTCAACAACAAAACGGCACAACCAAAAACATAACTCACTTGCCTCAATATCTCTGGCAAGAGCAGGCACAAGTGTATACATTTCACTGCTTTTCACTCCTGAATTTGTAATGCATTGGTTTCTGTTTCGACCCCAGGAATCCCATACGTTGACGCCCCAATTAGTAGACTTGGTTGTATTTCTAGGTACACGTGAACGCTGTATTTCAGCTAATTCCTCTGCACCCACAGGCTCGGCAAAACGTGACAGCTCTTGTGCTTTCGTAAGTTTGAAATCTTCCTGCAAGTCTTGTTCAACAGAGGCAGTGGCGGTATCAAACTTGAAAAGGTCAAATTGAGAAACGTACCGCTCGATGTCGCTATCATATTCGCCTTCTGAAATTTCAGACAAGCTGTCTGTCACGTCCATCCTCCACGAAGGCTTGACGAAAATGAACTTCCACGTGTACAAATAATTAATTCAACTAGGTGtgaatgtttcaaaatgggCCAATCAGAGCACAAACATTGCGTAGAACGCAGATGGTTTCTCGTCAAACCACCGctgattcatatgtaaatagGTATCGATCATCGTTTACTTCATGGCCGTTCAGTACTCGCATTGATAAGGAtcaatttgatttcaaaattcgttatatttcgtggtataagtcggaAATACCACTCGTTGTTGTGGGTTTACAATGGAAACCGTACAGTTTCGGTCAGAAGCTTGTAAACGTCACGAGGCCTACGGCCTCGTGACGTTTACAAGCTTCTGACCGAAACTGTACGGTTTCCATTGTAAACCCACTCCAACTCGTGGTATTTCCTATACTaatttcataagccactttaattggagtgcattaattttttcttcaatgtcgacaacttttttgccacagtcatcatatctttgaatgaaaatgcccctttttataacttctcgtttgcctctccaaataaaattccataatttactatttgcttcattaataatttccttaggtacgtgatcaaatgatgccaggtaccataattttgatgcagctAGCATATTAGCTACAATTGCCCTGCCTTTAAAAGACAAATTTCTAGTATTCCAGATCTTAAGacaattcgtaaatttttccatcactgttttccagttttctctagatgtattactgtttccaaacccaactcccaagatctgtaaaaccttgtttgaaaaatcgatccATTCCACTGAATCAGTAGTGCGGTTCTTAAAACTCCCAGCCCATAaacctttggatttctttttgttcagctttgcacctgttgctttttcatatttgttgaacattttcaacgactgagtaatgcttttcaaatttctcaaataaagagtcgtatcatctgcaaatGATCATATCATAAAAAGTCGTATCATAACGAAAATGTTATGCtggcgatgaaaatagcgccctctcaGTTGTGTTTTTGACAACATTCAGACTCATTGTTATGATTTCCTTAGGCATTATAACTCTTtatattaccacagaatgcTACAGCCATCATTCaaaacagtctgcattttgattcaagcagaaaaatatctttacaaaaatacttcCAATTAAAGCCCAAACCAAACTAGCATCCATACTGGTATCaaaacttaaggtagaacgcacctcggggacagatattcggactctcaaactttttcaattcttttctgatctgccacttatgggggttcattttaaagctcttggcaaaagaaaacttttcaccgacttactttttcgaaaatcgaaaattttattttttctccatagagtttacacagggatggcggccattttgaatttcaaatatcggtaaatctcgagtaatttgtttctctagttccaaaatttgcatggtgacccccgatttttattcttgattttgaaatagaatggttgaaataatgtttgagg
This is a stretch of genomic DNA from Ptychodera flava strain L36383 chromosome 21, AS_Pfla_20210202, whole genome shotgun sequence. It encodes these proteins:
- the LOC139122183 gene encoding uncharacterized protein KIAA1958-like, translating into MDVTDSLSEISEGEYDSDIERYVSQFDLFKFDTATASVEQDLQEDFKLTKAQELSRFAEPVGAEELAEIQRSRVPRNTTKSTNWGVNVWDSWGRNRNQCITNSGVKSSEMYTLVPALARDIEASELCFWLCRFVVEVRQQCGSQYPSQSLRVLCSGIQRYLRDECRRPDLAFMDTNRGEFQDFHHTIDGVMKKTDRSGIGAEKRQAQPFTREDEGQLWDKVFSIDNAQNLSYAVYFYVSKVFALRASDEHNNLQAEQFVFGTDKEGEFVEFRGRPCKNNQGGFYNSRKVPYKNIRQYSDPSNPRCVVKLLKNYLGLIPSKGAFYRRPLPKKTTTNAIKFSSQKIGINTI